From a single Thermincola ferriacetica genomic region:
- the dapF gene encoding diaminopimelate epimerase, whose product MQFTKMHGLGNDFILIEDFDKNNLANGAELAVRLCNRKTGIGADGLVFILPSETADIQMRIFNPDGSEPEMCGNAIRCFARYLYDHGIVKKQTIRVETLAGIRIPRIIENPAGEALVEVDMGEPELERGRIPMLGEPGKVVAEPLPVNGSTYNVTCVSMGNPHCVIFVDNAEDYPVAAIGPRVETHTAFPNKTNVEFVQVLNENEVRMRVWERGAGITMACGTGACASAVAAHLNGFTGREVIVHLDGGDLFIRWAQDNHVYMMGPAAYVFKGTTLE is encoded by the coding sequence TTGCAGTTCACTAAAATGCATGGACTTGGCAATGACTTTATTTTAATCGAAGATTTTGATAAAAACAACCTGGCGAACGGGGCTGAATTGGCAGTACGGCTGTGCAACCGGAAAACCGGTATAGGGGCTGACGGCTTAGTTTTTATATTACCCTCAGAAACGGCAGATATTCAGATGCGCATATTTAACCCTGACGGCAGTGAGCCGGAGATGTGCGGCAATGCAATCAGGTGTTTTGCCAGGTATTTATATGACCACGGTATTGTGAAAAAGCAAACCATCAGAGTTGAGACTCTGGCAGGCATAAGAATACCCAGGATTATAGAAAACCCTGCCGGAGAGGCGCTTGTCGAAGTAGATATGGGCGAGCCGGAACTGGAACGCGGGCGTATCCCGATGCTAGGGGAACCGGGGAAAGTTGTCGCTGAGCCTTTGCCGGTAAACGGTTCTACATATAATGTTACCTGTGTTTCTATGGGAAATCCTCATTGTGTGATTTTCGTGGACAACGCGGAAGATTATCCGGTAGCTGCAATTGGACCCCGGGTTGAAACGCATACCGCCTTTCCCAATAAAACCAACGTGGAGTTTGTCCAGGTTTTGAATGAAAATGAAGTTCGGATGCGAGTTTGGGAACGGGGAGCCGGGATAACCATGGCCTGTGGCACAGGAGCCTGTGCGTCGGCGGTGGCTGCCCACCTCAATGGATTTACGGGCCGCGAAGTCATTGTACACCTCGATGGAGGCGACCTCTTTATCCGGTGGGCTCAGGACAACCATGTCTATATGATGGGGCCGGCAGCTTATGTTTTCAAAGGTACAACCCTGGAATAG
- a CDS encoding formate dehydrogenase accessory protein FdhE, which translates to MPKELLVPKEILDFYGELIRVQDKFSGDLLPVTLTEKQKDTFINEKAPLLNFTGFHPEKEKVKQALLEVCRVTAEYRPQVAGKLAGIQALADLEEELPKVLERFLWQDKSYISELVEQHRLDGNLTSFVFFNVLKPFVANYARNLEGQYDKNRWFERYCPVCGWKPSFAVISAGSHRRLLHCSLCETEWPFAGLECPHCSNTDHDTLKYFTVEDDEVYRVNVCERCKGYIKTIDEEKIITRENALITDIKTIHLDILAEREGYIKEVGISENKKTN; encoded by the coding sequence TTGCCGAAAGAACTGTTGGTACCGAAGGAAATTCTCGATTTTTATGGCGAACTTATAAGGGTACAAGATAAATTTTCCGGGGACCTTTTACCGGTAACCTTAACAGAGAAACAAAAGGATACCTTTATCAATGAAAAGGCCCCTCTGCTAAATTTTACCGGTTTTCATCCGGAAAAAGAGAAAGTTAAACAGGCTTTGCTGGAAGTATGCCGGGTTACGGCGGAATACCGGCCGCAGGTAGCCGGTAAACTAGCCGGAATACAGGCTTTGGCTGATCTTGAAGAAGAATTGCCAAAGGTTCTGGAAAGGTTTCTTTGGCAGGATAAAAGTTATATCAGCGAGTTAGTGGAACAACACCGTCTAGACGGCAACTTGACATCCTTTGTCTTCTTTAACGTGTTGAAACCCTTCGTTGCCAATTATGCCAGAAATCTGGAAGGCCAATACGACAAAAACCGGTGGTTTGAGAGATACTGCCCCGTCTGCGGTTGGAAACCTTCATTTGCTGTTATCTCGGCGGGAAGTCACCGTAGGTTGCTCCATTGTTCCCTGTGTGAAACGGAATGGCCCTTTGCCGGTCTGGAATGTCCGCATTGTTCGAATACAGACCATGATACCTTAAAGTATTTCACCGTGGAAGATGATGAAGTCTACAGGGTAAACGTTTGTGAACGGTGCAAAGGATATATCAAGACCATTGACGAGGAAAAAATTATCACCAGAGAAAATGCACTGATAACAGACATAAAAACCATACACCTGGACATACTGGCAGAAAGAGAAGGATATATAAAAGAGGTCGGTATTTCCGAAAACAAGAAAACAAACTGA
- the remA gene encoding extracellular matrix/biofilm regulator RemA, translating into MEIKLINIGFGNIVSANRIIAIVSPESAPIKRIITEARDRGMLIDATYGRRTRAVIITDSDHVILSAVQPETVAHRLATKDTNHSEDPAD; encoded by the coding sequence ATGGAAATAAAATTGATTAATATTGGTTTTGGCAATATAGTTTCTGCAAACAGGATTATTGCCATTGTTAGCCCGGAATCGGCTCCTATTAAAAGGATAATTACAGAAGCCCGTGATAGAGGTATGTTGATAGACGCTACATACGGAAGAAGGACCAGAGCTGTTATTATCACAGACAGTGATCATGTGATACTGTCTGCGGTGCAACCGGAAACCGTGGCGCATAGACTGGCAACCAAAGATACAAACCATAGCGAAGACCCGGCTGATTAA
- a CDS encoding YicC/YloC family endoribonuclease: MERLIKSMTGYGRGECTGGNVVFSVEIRSVNYRFLETVVRMPRLYAALEDLVKKSVAEKVARGRVDVFVSVETEDSKNKTIKVDKDLALAYYNSLKDLGEILGAPEQQIQLIDIARFPDVVVLEEGDPDMEEMAKALQTATEMALEQLVNMRREEGKRLRADLYSRIEKLEGCWVQINDRAPNVVVEYKEKLHARIKELLESVEVDESRLAAEVAFFADRSNITEELVRLQSHFAQFKAALDSAEPIGRKMDFLVQEMNREVNTIGAKANDLTISNLVIVAKSELEKIREQVQNIE, encoded by the coding sequence GTGGAAAGATTGATAAAGAGCATGACCGGTTATGGCCGGGGTGAATGTACCGGCGGTAATGTTGTATTTTCTGTAGAGATACGTTCTGTTAATTATCGTTTCCTGGAAACAGTTGTCCGGATGCCAAGGCTTTATGCAGCCTTGGAGGACCTGGTGAAAAAAAGTGTTGCCGAAAAAGTGGCCAGGGGGCGCGTTGATGTTTTCGTATCCGTTGAGACAGAAGACAGTAAAAATAAAACCATCAAAGTTGACAAAGATTTAGCCTTAGCGTATTATAATTCTTTGAAGGATTTAGGGGAGATTTTAGGCGCACCCGAACAGCAGATACAGTTGATTGATATTGCCCGTTTTCCTGATGTGGTGGTTCTGGAAGAAGGGGACCCCGACATGGAAGAAATGGCAAAAGCTTTACAGACTGCTACGGAAATGGCTCTCGAACAGTTAGTAAATATGCGCCGGGAAGAGGGGAAAAGGCTGCGCGCAGACCTGTACTCCCGTATTGAGAAACTGGAAGGTTGTTGGGTGCAGATAAACGACCGTGCTCCTAATGTGGTGGTGGAGTATAAAGAAAAGCTACATGCCCGGATAAAAGAACTGCTCGAAAGTGTAGAAGTTGACGAGAGCCGGCTAGCTGCTGAGGTGGCCTTTTTTGCCGACCGGAGCAATATTACTGAGGAACTGGTCAGGCTACAGAGTCATTTCGCTCAGTTTAAGGCTGCTTTGGACAGTGCGGAACCCATCGGTCGAAAAATGGACTTTTTGGTGCAGGAAATGAACCGGGAAGTGAATACCATTGGTGCCAAAGCCAATGATTTAACCATAAGCAACCTTGTAATTGTGGCCAAAAGTGAATTGGAAAAAATAAGGGAACAGGTACAGAATATAGAGTAA
- the gmk gene encoding guanylate kinase encodes MKLPGLLLVISGPSGTGKGTVCRALVEKHPSIVYSVSATTRPPRTGEVDGVNYFFLGEEEFLQKVKEGGFVEWAKVYGNYYGTPKDALLANLAAGKDIILEIDIQGALQVKEKFPKGVFIFIMPPSLKELQKRICTRGTDSAEVIAARMNSAAGEMKSYSNYDYIVVNERVGEAVAAIEAIIFAEKHRASRYQCIESPDQDNEILFIAEQYQK; translated from the coding sequence ATGAAGTTACCTGGTCTGTTGTTGGTTATTTCTGGGCCTTCAGGTACGGGCAAAGGCACGGTATGTCGGGCTTTAGTGGAAAAACACCCCTCTATTGTCTATTCTGTGTCGGCTACCACCAGGCCACCCAGAACAGGAGAAGTTGACGGGGTGAATTATTTCTTTTTGGGTGAAGAAGAATTCCTGCAAAAAGTAAAAGAAGGCGGTTTTGTTGAATGGGCTAAGGTTTACGGTAATTATTACGGTACCCCCAAGGACGCGCTTTTGGCGAACCTGGCAGCGGGCAAAGATATAATCCTTGAAATAGACATTCAGGGGGCCTTGCAGGTAAAAGAAAAGTTCCCCAAAGGGGTTTTCATTTTTATAATGCCGCCTTCGTTAAAAGAATTGCAAAAACGCATTTGCACCAGAGGGACGGATAGCGCCGAGGTAATTGCCGCACGTATGAATTCCGCTGCCGGAGAAATGAAAAGCTATTCTAATTACGACTATATTGTGGTCAATGAAAGGGTTGGGGAGGCGGTAGCGGCGATAGAGGCTATTATTTTTGCAGAAAAACACAGGGCCAGCCGCTATCAGTGTATTGAGTCACCAGACCAAGATAATGAAATATTATTTATAGCAGAGCAATATCAAAAATAG
- a CDS encoding Rqc2 family fibronectin-binding protein — MAYDSLVLSALINELNQTILGARIEKIYQPGKTDIVIIFHTPAGKQRLFMSADPGMARVHLTRFNRENPLTPPMFCMVLRKHLEGGKLTRISQPDFERIIRLHIESYDELGRLSEKILVCEIMGKHSNIILLNSEDNVILDGIIRFSHAVNRYREVLPGRSYVAPPGQGKINPLHISEYDFKSILWKKVLTCAESAPASPDKWLLQTFTGLSPQTCREMFLLSGLAEDITLDNFGEHELQKLWESFSSMMEKTKKAAFCPTLVLDNNKQPVAFSAHDLVQFGPLPKLHGSMNEITDRFYQARHEQNLFRQLRDRLNKTVSNEISRNRKKLTFQEETIALAKAAEEYRKAGELLMANLHLLKPYMESVTLPDFYDPGQKEITIALDPSLTPSENAQAYFKKYNKAKAGKKAARELQREIEQELAYLESVSANIDQAASLEDLAEIKTELAEQGYIREKSTGKNKKTPAPESRPWQFSTEEGAIIWVGKNNKQNDWLTCKKAKASDIWLHVKDSPGSHVIVRSENGDIPEKVLIQAALLAAYFSKARNSAKVPVDYTLRKYVHKPNGAKPGMVIYENQRTVYVTPPRELSEIPVRQIIE; from the coding sequence ATGGCATACGACAGTTTAGTTTTGTCTGCTCTGATTAACGAATTGAACCAAACTATCCTGGGCGCCCGTATTGAAAAAATATATCAGCCGGGTAAAACCGATATCGTAATTATTTTCCATACACCCGCCGGTAAACAGAGATTGTTCATGTCCGCCGACCCCGGCATGGCCAGGGTACACCTGACCCGTTTTAACAGAGAAAATCCACTGACACCGCCGATGTTCTGCATGGTACTCAGGAAACACCTGGAAGGCGGTAAGCTTACCCGTATCAGCCAACCTGACTTTGAACGCATCATTCGCTTGCATATAGAAAGCTACGATGAATTGGGCAGGTTAAGTGAAAAAATCCTGGTTTGCGAAATCATGGGCAAACACAGTAATATTATTCTCTTGAACAGCGAGGATAATGTGATTTTGGATGGAATTATCCGTTTCAGTCACGCCGTAAACAGGTACCGGGAGGTTTTACCGGGCAGGTCCTACGTTGCACCACCCGGTCAGGGCAAAATTAACCCCCTGCATATCTCGGAGTATGATTTTAAATCTATTCTCTGGAAAAAGGTCTTGACCTGTGCTGAAAGCGCCCCTGCATCTCCCGACAAATGGCTGCTACAAACTTTTACCGGCTTAAGCCCGCAAACCTGCAGGGAAATGTTTTTGCTGAGCGGCCTGGCCGAAGATATCACTCTGGATAATTTCGGTGAACATGAATTGCAAAAGTTGTGGGAATCCTTTTCTTCCATGATGGAAAAAACCAAAAAAGCAGCTTTTTGTCCTACTTTGGTACTGGACAATAACAAACAACCTGTAGCTTTTTCCGCCCATGACCTGGTTCAGTTCGGCCCACTGCCGAAATTACATGGCTCCATGAATGAAATAACGGACCGCTTCTACCAGGCCAGACACGAACAAAATCTGTTCAGGCAGCTCAGGGACCGGTTAAACAAAACAGTCAGTAACGAGATTAGCCGGAACCGGAAAAAGCTGACTTTTCAGGAAGAAACCATTGCCCTTGCCAAAGCAGCGGAGGAATACAGAAAAGCCGGCGAGCTTTTAATGGCGAACCTGCATCTTCTGAAGCCTTATATGGAATCGGTCACATTACCGGATTTTTACGATCCCGGGCAAAAAGAAATAACCATTGCCCTTGACCCGTCCTTAACCCCGTCAGAAAATGCCCAGGCCTACTTTAAAAAATATAACAAAGCCAAAGCCGGTAAAAAAGCGGCCCGGGAACTACAAAGAGAGATCGAACAGGAACTGGCGTACCTGGAATCAGTTTCCGCCAATATCGACCAGGCCGCCTCCCTGGAAGACCTGGCCGAGATTAAAACAGAACTGGCTGAACAGGGTTATATCCGGGAAAAGTCTACAGGCAAAAATAAAAAAACACCTGCTCCCGAAAGCAGGCCCTGGCAGTTTTCCACAGAAGAAGGAGCAATTATCTGGGTGGGCAAAAATAATAAGCAGAACGATTGGTTAACCTGCAAAAAAGCCAAAGCTTCCGACATATGGCTGCATGTGAAGGACAGCCCCGGTTCGCACGTAATCGTCCGGTCCGAAAACGGCGACATCCCGGAAAAAGTCTTAATCCAAGCAGCGCTATTGGCGGCTTACTTCAGCAAGGCCCGAAATTCAGCTAAAGTCCCTGTGGATTATACCTTGCGTAAGTATGTGCATAAACCCAACGGAGCCAAACCGGGCATGGTAATATACGAAAACCAGCGGACAGTTTATGTGACCCCGCCAAGGGAATTATCAGAAATACCTGTCCGGCAAATAATAGAATAG
- the eam gene encoding glutamate 2,3-aminomutase, whose product MVMKEDYMLHQEVENSSAKNNQVQRIITPEEKRQVALERAAELKLRIEDYLVARDHIETGFDQWPRIEKRKARILQVLNGTEADWNDWKWHMKNRIRDVEVLAQIIDLTEKEIEDIKKVGQKFRWAISPYYASLMSERDPSCPVRLQAIPSILELLDQSGKDDPMGEEFTSPAPCITRRYPDRLIINVTNQCAMYCRHCQRRRNIGEVDRNKPRSEIKAAIEYIRANPEIRDVLITGGDALLLSNSELDWILTQLDSIPHVEIKRIGTRTLVSMPQRITPQLCEILEKHPPLYINTQFNHPKEITPAVAEACDKLIKAGAVLGNQAVLLNGINNNVHVMKKLNHELLKVRIRPYYIFHAKTVTGTSHFITKVEEGIKIMEKLRGYTSGLAVPTYIINAPKGYGKTPMLPEYLISSGEDEIVIRTWEKKVMSYPNKKHFKTDLNLVKST is encoded by the coding sequence ATGGTGATGAAAGAGGATTATATGCTGCATCAGGAAGTTGAAAACAGTAGCGCAAAAAACAATCAGGTACAGAGGATTATAACCCCGGAAGAGAAAAGGCAGGTAGCGCTGGAAAGAGCGGCTGAACTAAAATTGCGGATAGAGGATTATCTGGTGGCGAGAGACCATATCGAAACGGGTTTTGATCAATGGCCCCGGATTGAAAAGAGGAAGGCCAGGATTTTACAGGTTTTAAACGGTACGGAAGCAGACTGGAATGACTGGAAATGGCACATGAAAAACCGGATCAGAGATGTGGAAGTCCTTGCGCAGATCATCGACCTGACTGAGAAAGAAATCGAAGATATAAAGAAAGTGGGACAGAAGTTCAGATGGGCTATATCGCCTTATTATGCCAGCCTAATGAGTGAGCGCGATCCGAGCTGCCCTGTTCGCTTGCAGGCTATCCCCAGTATACTGGAGTTATTAGACCAATCAGGGAAAGACGACCCGATGGGAGAAGAGTTTACATCGCCCGCTCCGTGCATAACGAGAAGGTATCCGGACAGGTTGATAATAAACGTCACGAATCAGTGTGCCATGTATTGCAGGCACTGTCAACGCCGGAGAAATATCGGGGAAGTTGACCGCAACAAGCCCCGTTCGGAGATAAAAGCTGCCATTGAATATATCAGGGCGAATCCGGAAATCCGGGATGTCCTCATTACCGGGGGGGATGCGTTGCTGTTAAGTAATTCGGAATTAGATTGGATTTTAACCCAGTTGGATAGCATTCCGCATGTTGAAATCAAAAGAATCGGTACCAGGACTTTGGTTTCCATGCCGCAAAGAATTACCCCGCAATTATGTGAGATTCTTGAGAAACACCCGCCACTTTATATCAATACTCAGTTTAACCATCCCAAGGAAATTACCCCGGCTGTAGCCGAAGCATGCGACAAGTTGATCAAGGCAGGGGCTGTGTTGGGTAACCAGGCGGTTCTGCTGAACGGAATAAATAATAATGTCCATGTCATGAAAAAACTCAACCATGAACTTTTGAAGGTGCGCATTCGTCCATATTATATATTTCACGCTAAAACTGTTACAGGCACCAGTCATTTTATCACAAAGGTAGAAGAAGGAATCAAAATCATGGAAAAACTGCGGGGATACACTTCGGGGTTGGCCGTTCCCACTTATATAATTAATGCTCCGAAAGGGTACGGAAAAACGCCTATGCTTCCCGAATACCTGATTTCATCCGGCGAAGATGAGATAGTTATCCGAACATGGGAGAAAAAAGTAATGTCTTATCCCAATAAAAAGCATTTTAAAACCGATTTGAATCTGGTTAAATCTACTTGA
- a CDS encoding formate dehydrogenase subunit gamma yields MDNNKKTSGEMILRFGRVAIFAHWAHTVTFFMLALTGMIIYIKSFSFLAVLFGGFQGVRLVHRIMAVAFIICPLISLAANFKGFQEWMKDVTTWGKNEFLFLKMFPRELFGLPVEFPPQSQFNAGEKINSLLQVFGCTLLALSGIVIWFKQYFPVVLVQWALPVHDLTFILTFSAALGHAYMACGLPATRHGINGMLSGYVKEEWARHHYPLWVKKVKGDQA; encoded by the coding sequence ATGGACAACAATAAGAAGACCTCCGGTGAAATGATTCTTCGTTTCGGTCGGGTAGCCATCTTTGCCCATTGGGCGCATACAGTGACTTTTTTCATGCTGGCATTGACGGGTATGATTATTTATATCAAATCTTTCAGTTTTCTGGCCGTACTGTTCGGCGGTTTTCAGGGCGTCAGGCTCGTGCACAGAATTATGGCGGTGGCTTTCATTATCTGCCCGCTGATATCCCTGGCTGCTAATTTCAAAGGTTTTCAAGAATGGATGAAAGACGTTACTACCTGGGGAAAAAACGAATTTTTGTTCCTGAAGATGTTTCCCAGGGAACTGTTTGGTTTACCCGTTGAATTCCCGCCGCAAAGCCAGTTTAATGCCGGGGAAAAGATTAATTCCCTGCTGCAGGTCTTTGGCTGTACCCTGTTGGCTTTATCGGGAATTGTCATCTGGTTTAAACAGTATTTTCCCGTAGTTTTGGTGCAGTGGGCCCTGCCGGTGCATGATTTAACCTTTATTCTGACTTTTTCCGCTGCTCTTGGGCATGCTTACATGGCCTGCGGGCTGCCGGCAACCAGACACGGTATCAATGGCATGTTATCGGGTTATGTTAAGGAAGAGTGGGCGAGGCACCATTATCCATTATGGGTGAAAAAGGTGAAAGGTGACCAAGCATAA
- a CDS encoding TatA/E family twin arginine-targeting protein translocase, with the protein MFNLGFPELILILVIALIIFGPGKLPEVGRAIGKAMQEFRRASAEVQSELHKELQEKEKGDS; encoded by the coding sequence TTGTTTAACCTGGGATTTCCCGAACTGATTCTCATTTTGGTAATTGCCCTGATAATTTTCGGGCCGGGCAAACTACCCGAAGTTGGCAGGGCCATCGGTAAGGCTATGCAGGAATTCAGAAGGGCATCCGCCGAGGTACAGTCAGAATTGCATAAAGAGTTGCAGGAAAAAGAAAAAGGAGACTCCTGA
- a CDS encoding 4Fe-4S dicluster domain-containing protein — MANLSKFIDTSRCTACRGCQTACKNWNQLPAEILEFKGYLQTHEDTSPQTFTYVVMKERLKQEKMDWLFLKRQCMHCTEAACEKVCPENAIFHTAEGAVVVDREKCIGCGYCAQYCPFGIPKINEKEKKMYKCHLCSDRISNNLQPACATTCPLGAIRFGERNKLVAEAKKRLAEVKKQYPNANLYGLDDQFLQGTGVFYLLLEEPEFYGLPAKPAIPVVASIWQDVIQPIGKMLPVGVLGAIFASAVSNRIMKNNHGDHHESEGGEEHGQQ; from the coding sequence ATGGCAAATTTAAGTAAATTTATAGATACTTCCCGGTGTACTGCCTGCCGTGGTTGCCAGACGGCATGTAAAAACTGGAACCAATTGCCGGCAGAAATACTGGAATTTAAGGGTTACCTGCAGACCCACGAAGATACGTCGCCCCAGACCTTTACCTATGTGGTAATGAAGGAACGGTTGAAGCAGGAGAAGATGGACTGGTTGTTTTTAAAACGCCAGTGCATGCATTGCACAGAAGCGGCCTGTGAAAAGGTATGCCCGGAAAATGCCATATTCCACACTGCGGAAGGCGCTGTTGTGGTGGACCGGGAGAAGTGTATCGGCTGCGGATACTGTGCCCAGTACTGCCCCTTTGGTATACCCAAAATTAATGAAAAAGAAAAGAAAATGTATAAATGCCATTTATGTTCTGACCGGATAAGCAACAATTTACAACCGGCCTGCGCAACAACCTGCCCTCTGGGCGCGATTCGGTTCGGCGAGCGCAATAAACTGGTTGCGGAGGCAAAGAAACGGTTGGCTGAAGTGAAAAAACAGTATCCGAACGCCAATCTTTACGGTTTGGACGACCAGTTCTTGCAGGGTACCGGTGTATTTTACCTGCTGCTGGAGGAACCTGAATTTTATGGCTTGCCTGCTAAGCCGGCAATACCGGTCGTGGCCTCAATCTGGCAAGACGTTATTCAGCCTATCGGTAAAATGCTCCCCGTTGGAGTCCTGGGGGCCATTTTTGCCAGCGCCGTTTCCAACAGAATAATGAAAAACAACCACGGAGACCATCACGAAAGTGAAGGAGGGGAAGAGCATGGACAACAATAA
- the rpoZ gene encoding DNA-directed RNA polymerase subunit omega: MKQPSLDVLLKYVDSKYTLAVAAAKRARMITEGAPKLVESNSYKPVTVALEEIAQDKVKYHRTKTGIK; the protein is encoded by the coding sequence TTGAAACAACCTTCTCTGGATGTGCTGTTGAAGTATGTTGACAGTAAATACACACTGGCTGTTGCTGCTGCCAAGAGAGCCCGCATGATTACTGAAGGAGCTCCTAAACTGGTAGAGTCTAATTCTTACAAACCTGTTACGGTAGCCTTGGAAGAAATAGCCCAGGATAAGGTAAAGTACCACCGCACCAAAACGGGTATTAAGTAA
- a CDS encoding LL-diaminopimelate aminotransferase, producing the protein MEEAQRIRQLPAYLFARIEKKIEKAKEEGVDVISLGIGDPDRPTPDHIIEKLCEQAHNPENHRYPSSVGMLSYRKAVAEYYGNRFNVELDPRTEVVSLLGSKEGIAHISFCYLDPGDVALIPDPGYPVYGIGALLAGGDPYIMPLKPENGFLPDLDAIPPDIAKKAKLMFVNYPNNPTGAIADDAFYHKLIAFAKEYDIIVCHDAAYQEIAFEGYRPPSFLEYPGAKDVGIEFGSCSKSYNMTGWRIGWAAGNARVIEALGRIKSNIDSGVFQAVQYAGIAALTGPQDCTKEMSEVYRERRDIVVDGLNSLGWNLEKPKATIYVWAPVPKGYTSISFAEYVFEKTGVVITPGNGYGEYGEGFFRIALTVEKERILEAIERIKQNVGKVEF; encoded by the coding sequence TTGGAAGAAGCACAGCGCATTAGGCAATTACCAGCTTACTTGTTTGCGAGAATTGAAAAAAAAATTGAAAAGGCCAAAGAAGAAGGAGTAGATGTAATCAGCCTGGGGATAGGCGACCCTGACCGCCCGACCCCGGACCACATAATTGAGAAGCTCTGCGAACAGGCCCATAACCCGGAAAACCACCGGTACCCCTCATCGGTAGGTATGCTGAGTTACCGTAAGGCAGTTGCGGAATACTACGGGAACAGGTTTAACGTTGAATTGGACCCCAGGACAGAAGTCGTTTCTCTGTTAGGCTCCAAAGAAGGCATTGCCCATATTTCTTTTTGTTATTTGGACCCGGGCGATGTGGCCTTAATTCCCGACCCCGGATACCCCGTATATGGTATAGGCGCACTTTTGGCCGGCGGGGATCCATACATTATGCCTCTGAAGCCGGAAAACGGATTTTTGCCTGATCTGGATGCCATACCTCCTGATATAGCTAAAAAGGCAAAGCTGATGTTTGTAAACTATCCCAATAACCCGACGGGGGCTATTGCTGATGACGCGTTCTATCACAAACTGATTGCTTTTGCCAAGGAATACGACATTATAGTTTGCCACGATGCTGCTTACCAGGAGATTGCTTTTGAAGGATACAGGCCGCCAAGTTTTTTGGAATATCCGGGGGCCAAGGATGTGGGTATCGAATTTGGGTCCTGCTCCAAGTCTTATAACATGACCGGCTGGCGAATTGGCTGGGCTGCCGGTAATGCCAGAGTTATAGAAGCTTTGGGCAGAATCAAGTCAAATATTGATTCCGGAGTATTTCAGGCTGTCCAGTACGCCGGTATTGCTGCATTAACAGGGCCGCAGGATTGTACAAAAGAAATGAGTGAAGTCTATCGTGAAAGAAGAGATATTGTTGTCGATGGGTTGAACAGCCTTGGTTGGAACCTGGAGAAACCCAAGGCTACGATCTATGTGTGGGCACCCGTGCCTAAGGGCTATACTTCAATTTCTTTTGCTGAATATGTTTTTGAAAAAACCGGTGTAGTTATTACGCCCGGCAATGGATACGGCGAATACGGCGAAGGTTTCTTCCGTATTGCTTTGACGGTGGAAAAAGAACGCATTCTTGAAGCTATTGAAAGAATAAAACAGAACGTAGGCAAAGTGGAATTTTAA